From Roseburia hominis, the proteins below share one genomic window:
- the uvrC gene encoding excinuclease ABC subunit UvrC: MENQTFIIEDELKKLPGKPGVYLMHDEKDEIIYVGKAISLKNRVRQYFQSSRNKGVKIEQMVTHIRRFEYIVTDSELEALVLECNLIKEHRPKYNTMLMDDKSYPFIKVTVGEAYPRILLARQMKKDKSKYFGPYTSVTAVKDTIEMIRKLYHIRSCQRTLPRDTGKERPCLYYHIKQCDAPCQGYVSQEAYRAKVEEVLRFLNGNYDILLKDLEKKMQEASENLEFEKAIEYRELISSVRQIAQKQKITHTGGEDRDILAIAKEREDAVVQVFFIRGGRLIGRDHFYLRVAEGDEESEILTSFIKQFYAGTPYIPAELMLPVELEEQEILSQWLGSKRGHKVHLRIPKKGEKEKLVELAAKNARMVLEKDKERLKREEGRTIGAVKEIESLLGLCGIVRMEAYDISNTSGFASVGSMIVYERGKPKKNDYRKFRIKSVQGPDDYASMREVLTRRFRHGMEEQKAGKELGGFQVFPDLIMMDGGKGQVNIAQEVLDELGLAIPVCGMVKDDHHRTRGLYFRNEELPIDRNSEGFRLITRIQDEAHRFAIEFHRKLRSQGQVHSILDDIPGIGPARRKALMRNFAGIDEIRAATVEELKKIPSMDEKSARNVYNFFRGDSPQDEANISPKEDTI; this comes from the coding sequence ATGGAAAATCAGACATTTATTATCGAGGACGAATTGAAAAAGTTGCCGGGAAAACCCGGCGTTTATCTCATGCATGATGAGAAGGATGAGATCATTTATGTGGGGAAGGCCATCAGCCTGAAGAACAGGGTGCGGCAGTATTTTCAGAGCAGTAGGAATAAAGGGGTCAAGATTGAACAGATGGTAACGCATATCCGGCGTTTTGAGTATATTGTGACGGATTCCGAGCTGGAGGCGCTGGTTCTGGAATGCAATCTGATCAAGGAGCACCGGCCAAAATACAATACCATGCTGATGGACGACAAGAGTTACCCATTTATTAAGGTCACGGTGGGGGAAGCGTATCCGCGGATTCTGCTCGCGCGTCAGATGAAGAAGGACAAGTCCAAATATTTCGGCCCCTACACCAGCGTGACCGCGGTGAAGGACACGATCGAGATGATCCGGAAGCTATATCATATCCGAAGCTGTCAGCGGACGCTGCCGCGGGATACAGGGAAGGAGCGGCCTTGCCTGTATTATCACATCAAGCAGTGCGATGCGCCCTGCCAGGGTTATGTTTCGCAGGAGGCGTACCGGGCGAAGGTGGAGGAGGTTTTACGGTTCCTGAACGGGAATTATGATATTTTATTAAAGGATCTGGAGAAAAAGATGCAGGAGGCGTCTGAGAATCTGGAATTTGAGAAGGCCATCGAGTACCGTGAGCTGATCAGCAGCGTGAGGCAGATTGCGCAGAAGCAGAAGATCACGCATACCGGAGGAGAGGACCGGGATATTCTTGCCATCGCAAAGGAGAGGGAGGACGCGGTGGTACAGGTGTTCTTTATCCGGGGAGGGCGCCTGATCGGGCGGGATCATTTTTATCTGAGGGTGGCCGAAGGCGATGAGGAGAGTGAGATACTGACCAGCTTTATCAAGCAGTTCTACGCCGGAACGCCCTACATTCCGGCAGAACTCATGCTGCCGGTGGAATTGGAAGAGCAGGAGATTCTTTCCCAGTGGCTGGGAAGTAAGAGAGGGCATAAGGTCCATCTGCGGATTCCCAAAAAAGGGGAGAAGGAGAAGCTGGTGGAGCTGGCGGCGAAGAACGCCCGCATGGTACTGGAAAAGGACAAGGAACGCCTGAAGCGGGAAGAAGGCAGGACCATCGGTGCGGTAAAAGAGATTGAGTCCCTTTTGGGGCTTTGCGGCATCGTCCGCATGGAGGCCTACGATATCTCCAATACCAGCGGTTTTGCGTCGGTGGGGTCCATGATTGTATATGAGCGGGGCAAACCGAAGAAAAATGATTACCGGAAGTTTCGGATCAAGAGTGTGCAGGGGCCGGACGACTACGCGAGTATGCGGGAAGTTCTGACCCGCCGTTTCCGTCATGGCATGGAAGAACAAAAGGCGGGAAAGGAACTGGGAGGTTTTCAGGTGTTTCCGGACCTGATCATGATGGACGGCGGAAAAGGCCAGGTCAATATCGCGCAGGAGGTTTTAGACGAACTGGGGCTTGCGATTCCGGTATGCGGTATGGTGAAAGACGACCATCACCGGACAAGAGGGCTCTATTTTAGAAATGAGGAGCTTCCGATCGACCGGAATTCAGAGGGATTCCGTTTGATCACGCGTATTCAGGACGAGGCGCACCGGTTTGCCATCGAATTTCACAGGAAGCTGAGGAGTCAGGGGCAGGTGCATTCTATTTTGGATGATATCCCGGGAATCGGGCCCGCGCGCAGAAAGGCGCTCATGCGGAATTTTGCCGGCATTGACGAGATAAGAGCTGCGACGGTGGAAGAATTAAAAAAAATACCTTCAATGGATGAAAAATCGGCAAGAAACGTGTATAATTTCTTTAGAGGAGACAGCCCGCAGGACGAGGCGAACATTTCTCCTAAAGAAGATACTATATAG
- the hprK gene encoding HPr(Ser) kinase/phosphatase, whose amino-acid sequence MGVALKKVIDKMKLKNLTPDVDLTKREIKVPDINRPALQLTGFFDHFASERVQIIGYVEYTYLETVQEEYKRKIFDTLLSYDIPCFIFCRNLMPTEWFLKKAEERGIPVFSTEQPTSSFSAEIIRWLKVELAPCISIHGVLVDCYGVGVLIMGESGIGKSEAALELIKRGHRLVTDDVVEIHKVSDDTLVGMAPDITRHFIELRGIGIVDVKTLFGVQSVKDTQNIDMVITLEEWNKDKEYDRMGLTEEYTEFLGNKLVCHSIPIRPGRNLAIIVEAAAVNHRQKRMGYNAAQELYRRVQENLRKR is encoded by the coding sequence ATGGGTGTAGCACTAAAAAAAGTAATAGACAAGATGAAGCTTAAGAATCTGACTCCGGATGTGGATCTGACCAAACGGGAGATCAAGGTCCCGGACATTAATCGTCCGGCGCTTCAGCTTACCGGATTTTTTGATCATTTTGCGTCGGAACGGGTGCAGATTATCGGTTATGTAGAATATACGTATTTGGAGACTGTGCAGGAAGAGTATAAGAGGAAAATATTTGACACGCTGCTGTCCTATGATATCCCCTGTTTTATATTTTGCAGGAACCTGATGCCGACGGAGTGGTTCTTAAAAAAGGCGGAGGAGAGAGGAATACCGGTGTTCAGTACGGAGCAGCCGACCTCCTCGTTTTCCGCGGAGATCATACGCTGGCTGAAGGTGGAGCTGGCGCCGTGTATTTCGATTCATGGGGTGCTGGTGGATTGTTACGGCGTTGGAGTGCTGATCATGGGAGAGAGCGGCATCGGAAAAAGTGAGGCAGCTCTGGAACTGATCAAAAGAGGCCATCGTCTGGTCACCGATGATGTGGTGGAGATTCATAAGGTCAGCGACGATACTCTGGTGGGAATGGCACCAGATATCACCCGGCATTTCATCGAGCTGAGGGGAATCGGGATCGTTGATGTGAAGACCCTGTTCGGGGTGCAGAGCGTAAAGGATACGCAGAATATTGATATGGTCATCACTTTGGAGGAGTGGAACAAAGACAAGGAATACGACCGCATGGGGCTTACCGAGGAATACACGGAATTTTTGGGAAATAAGCTGGTCTGCCACAGCATTCCGATTCGGCCGGGCAGGAATCTTGCGATTATCGTTGAGGCAGCTGCCGTTAACCACAGGCAGAAGAGAATGGGATATAACGCGGCTCAGGAGCTCTATCGTCGCGTGCAGGAGAATTTAAGGAAGAGATAG
- a CDS encoding ROK family glucokinase, which translates to MEYCFGVDVGGTTVKLGLFQADGTLLDKWEVKTRTENDGEAILPDIAETIQNKMREKSLEREQILGIGMGIPAPVTDEGIVRNTANLGWGYKEVKRELEELTGMRVAPGNDANVAALGEMWMGGGRGCRDMIMVTLGTGVGGGVIVDGKCVVGSHGAGGEIGHIRVNYEETECCGCGNKGCLEQYASATGIARLARRRLVKDDQPSILREESLEAITAKSVFDAVKEGDQVAIQIAEEFGNYLGNALVNLAAICDPDVVVIGGGVSKAGEVLLGYIEKPFREKAFFANKDMRFVLAELANDAGIYGAVKLLLA; encoded by the coding sequence ATGGAGTATTGTTTTGGCGTAGATGTTGGAGGAACAACTGTAAAACTGGGGTTATTTCAGGCAGATGGCACGTTACTCGATAAATGGGAGGTTAAGACCCGGACGGAGAATGACGGAGAGGCGATTCTGCCGGATATCGCGGAGACAATCCAAAACAAGATGAGGGAGAAGAGTCTGGAAAGAGAGCAGATTCTCGGAATAGGTATGGGAATTCCGGCGCCGGTGACAGACGAGGGAATCGTCAGGAATACTGCGAATCTTGGCTGGGGGTATAAAGAAGTCAAGCGGGAACTGGAAGAATTGACCGGGATGCGTGTAGCTCCGGGAAACGATGCCAATGTAGCGGCATTGGGAGAGATGTGGATGGGTGGCGGCAGGGGCTGTCGTGATATGATCATGGTCACACTGGGAACCGGAGTCGGAGGAGGAGTGATCGTAGATGGAAAATGTGTGGTGGGAAGCCACGGCGCCGGAGGAGAGATCGGCCATATTCGTGTAAATTACGAGGAGACAGAATGCTGTGGCTGCGGCAATAAAGGGTGTCTGGAGCAGTATGCGTCCGCAACAGGAATCGCACGTCTTGCAAGGCGCAGACTTGTAAAGGATGACCAACCGAGTATCCTCCGTGAAGAGAGTCTGGAAGCAATCACTGCAAAATCTGTATTTGATGCAGTGAAAGAAGGAGATCAGGTGGCAATCCAGATCGCGGAAGAGTTTGGCAATTATCTGGGCAATGCGTTAGTGAACCTTGCGGCCATATGCGATCCAGACGTGGTCGTGATCGGCGGCGGCGTTTCAAAGGCTGGGGAGGTCCTGCTTGGATATATCGAAAAACCGTTCAGAGAGAAAGCCTTTTTTGCAAACAAGGATATGAGGTTCGTGCTTGCAGAACTGGCAAATGATGCAGGAATCTATGGGGCAGTGAAGCTGTTGCTGGCGTAG
- a CDS encoding PBP1A family penicillin-binding protein has product MNYGKRKASKKQKEITSKSNMRKKKIGVRLFKGFLLCIVALCLLGVAGGGIFVKRIIDNAPEITPESIKPQGYTSTVYANDNVTETEHFKAAGSNRVYKTIDEIPVDLQHAFVAIEDSRFYTHNGIDPQGILRAFTVGLVNVIKGGEFTEGASTITQQLIKNNVFPDFVNEETFMDKLERKFQEQYLALQIEKQLSKDDILESYMNTINLGQNTLGVQAASKRYFNKDVSELTLSECATIAGITKNPGRYNPITNPEDSAKRRKKVLDDMLEQGFIEQDAYDEAMADDVFTRIANVNTELQDDVTVYSYFNDALAEQLMDDMTSEDGLGFSETQAYNYIYSGGLSIYSTQDLRMQAICDEELNNDNNYPSKVEWGIDYALTVTRADGTQENYSSGHVKIFGREKYNDDQGLLFSSKEAAQNRIEAFKQSIAKEGDTYYEVLNLSPQPQASVTIMDQKTGEIKAMVGGRGPKVTSRSLNRAYTGSKRQPGSCFKILAVYAPALDSAGKSLATIIRDEPYKYANGKQVRNWWGNSYRGDVTMRTAIQDSMNVCAVKMITEITPQLGFDYCQKLGLTTLVKSRDIEGYGKVTDIGQPLALGGITDGVYNYEMTAAYATIANGGVYNKPILYTKVLDHDGNVLIDNTGNSKTVLKDTTAALLTSAMQDVVKKGTGTDAALDNMPVAGKTGTTSNDVDLWFCGYTPYYTCSVWTGYDDNKHMTGEWNFHLKMWSRIMERIHEGLEYKNFTMPGSLVKKTVCTRSGKLAIAGSCPSITEWFAGDTAPTTSCSGHGEPADKDDDDDDKKDDDNKTTTDPKPTPTPTPTPTPEPTPEPTPTPDPEPTPTPDPEPTPDPAPTPDPTPSTQSTE; this is encoded by the coding sequence ATGAATTATGGAAAAAGAAAGGCTTCTAAAAAGCAGAAAGAAATCACTTCAAAATCGAATATGCGAAAGAAAAAAATTGGAGTTCGTCTGTTCAAGGGATTCTTGCTTTGTATCGTAGCACTGTGTCTTCTGGGTGTAGCAGGCGGTGGCATTTTCGTAAAAAGGATCATCGATAATGCGCCGGAGATCACCCCGGAGAGCATCAAGCCTCAGGGCTACACTTCTACGGTATACGCGAATGACAATGTGACCGAGACCGAACATTTCAAGGCAGCCGGCTCCAACCGTGTCTATAAGACGATCGATGAGATTCCGGTAGATCTCCAGCACGCATTCGTGGCAATCGAGGACTCCCGTTTCTATACCCACAATGGTATCGATCCCCAGGGTATCCTCCGGGCTTTCACTGTGGGACTTGTCAATGTCATAAAGGGCGGAGAGTTCACTGAGGGTGCCAGTACCATCACCCAGCAGCTCATAAAGAACAATGTGTTTCCGGATTTCGTGAACGAAGAGACCTTTATGGATAAGCTGGAACGTAAATTTCAGGAACAATATCTGGCGCTCCAGATTGAAAAACAGCTCAGCAAGGACGATATTCTGGAAAGTTATATGAATACGATCAACTTAGGCCAGAATACCCTTGGCGTGCAGGCAGCATCCAAGCGTTATTTTAATAAAGATGTCTCAGAGCTGACCTTATCCGAATGTGCAACCATTGCCGGAATCACGAAAAATCCGGGGCGTTATAATCCGATCACCAATCCTGAGGACAGTGCCAAGAGACGGAAGAAGGTTCTGGACGATATGCTGGAACAGGGATTTATCGAACAGGACGCCTATGATGAGGCCATGGCAGATGATGTCTTCACCCGTATTGCAAATGTGAATACTGAGCTTCAGGATGATGTCACTGTTTACAGTTATTTTAACGATGCTCTGGCAGAACAGCTTATGGATGACATGACTTCCGAGGATGGTCTTGGTTTTTCTGAGACACAGGCATACAACTACATTTACAGTGGTGGTCTCAGCATTTACTCCACACAGGATCTGCGGATGCAGGCCATCTGTGATGAAGAGTTGAATAATGATAACAACTACCCTTCCAAAGTGGAGTGGGGCATTGATTACGCACTGACCGTAACGCGCGCCGACGGCACGCAGGAGAATTATAGCTCCGGACATGTAAAAATCTTCGGACGTGAGAAATACAATGATGATCAGGGACTTTTGTTCTCTTCGAAGGAAGCGGCACAGAACCGGATCGAGGCCTTTAAGCAGAGTATTGCCAAAGAAGGGGATACCTACTACGAGGTTCTGAACCTTTCCCCACAGCCACAGGCTTCTGTCACCATCATGGATCAGAAGACTGGTGAGATCAAGGCCATGGTCGGTGGGCGCGGTCCTAAAGTGACCAGTCGCAGCCTGAACCGTGCCTATACCGGCTCTAAGCGGCAGCCCGGTTCCTGCTTTAAGATCCTTGCCGTTTATGCACCTGCCCTTGACAGCGCAGGAAAGAGCCTTGCTACCATCATTCGGGATGAGCCTTACAAATATGCAAACGGCAAACAGGTCCGCAACTGGTGGGGGAACTCTTATCGCGGAGATGTAACGATGCGTACCGCTATTCAGGATTCCATGAACGTCTGTGCCGTAAAGATGATTACCGAGATCACCCCGCAGCTTGGCTTTGACTACTGCCAGAAGCTGGGACTTACGACCCTGGTGAAGAGCCGGGATATCGAAGGCTACGGTAAGGTCACCGATATCGGCCAGCCTTTGGCACTTGGCGGTATCACCGACGGTGTTTATAACTATGAGATGACTGCCGCATATGCGACCATCGCAAATGGCGGTGTTTACAACAAACCGATCCTTTATACGAAGGTCCTGGATCATGACGGCAATGTTTTGATCGACAATACCGGGAATTCCAAGACTGTATTAAAAGATACCACTGCCGCACTTCTGACCAGTGCCATGCAGGATGTTGTCAAAAAAGGTACCGGTACCGACGCCGCTCTCGACAATATGCCTGTTGCCGGAAAGACAGGTACCACTTCCAACGATGTAGACCTCTGGTTCTGCGGTTACACACCCTATTATACCTGCTCCGTATGGACAGGCTATGATGATAACAAGCATATGACTGGTGAATGGAACTTCCATTTAAAGATGTGGTCCCGTATCATGGAACGGATTCACGAAGGACTGGAATACAAGAATTTCACAATGCCGGGTTCACTTGTCAAGAAAACGGTATGTACAAGGTCCGGAAAACTTGCCATCGCAGGCTCGTGTCCTTCCATTACAGAGTGGTTTGCCGGCGATACCGCCCCCACCACCAGCTGTTCCGGTCACGGGGAACCTGCTGACAAGGATGACGATGACGACGATAAGAAAGACGACGATAACAAGACTACTACGGACCCAAAACCGACTCCGACGCCAACGCCGACTCCGACTCCTGAACCGACCCCGGAACCGACTCCGACTCCTGATCCGGAACCGACTCCAACTCCTGATCCGGAACCGACTCCGGACCCAGCGCCGACTCCTGATCCGACGCCAAGCACTCAAAGTACAGAGTAG
- a CDS encoding YigZ family protein, which yields MKNYKTIYREGQDEVVEKKSRFIAVVRPVHSEEEAAAFLEEMRKTYWNARHHCYAYVFGDHSQMQRCSDDGEPQGTAGKPMLDVLNAEGLHDTMVVVTRYFGGTLLGTGGLVRAYQKAAKAGIAASTVIEKCRGKKLTIRTDYTGLGKIQYILGQRGIHVLDTIYTDAVEIQIMASVEEEQELTVEITEGTNGQAHIEAGELCYFAVAEGEVLLFDE from the coding sequence ATGAAGAATTATAAGACTATTTATAGAGAAGGACAAGATGAGGTAGTGGAGAAGAAATCGCGTTTTATCGCAGTGGTTCGCCCGGTCCACAGTGAAGAGGAAGCGGCGGCATTTTTGGAGGAAATGCGCAAGACCTACTGGAATGCCAGACATCATTGTTATGCATATGTGTTTGGGGATCACTCGCAAATGCAGCGGTGCAGCGATGATGGCGAACCCCAGGGAACCGCGGGCAAACCGATGCTGGACGTATTGAATGCAGAGGGGCTTCATGATACGATGGTGGTGGTGACCAGGTATTTTGGAGGCACCCTTCTTGGAACCGGCGGACTGGTGCGGGCCTATCAGAAGGCGGCGAAAGCGGGAATTGCAGCCAGCACCGTGATCGAGAAATGCCGGGGGAAGAAGCTGACGATCCGCACCGATTATACGGGGCTTGGAAAGATCCAGTATATTTTGGGACAGAGGGGAATCCATGTATTGGACACCATATATACCGATGCCGTGGAGATTCAGATCATGGCAAGTGTAGAGGAAGAACAGGAATTGACAGTGGAGATCACGGAGGGAACGAACGGACAGGCACACATAGAAGCGGGTGAACTGTGTTATTTTGCCGTGGCAGAGGGGGAAGTATTATTGTTTGACGAATAG
- the raiA gene encoding ribosome-associated translation inhibitor RaiA: MNFIISGKNIDITPSLKQTVEQKLGKLERYFTPETEIIVTLSVEKGRQKIEVTIPVKGNIIRSEQESTDMYVSIDLVEEVIERQLRKYKTKLIAKHQGGHDLRQEFIDEEDASLDADEIQIVRTKRFGIKPMFPEDACIQMELLGHNFYVFSNAETEEVNVVYKRKNGTYGLIEPEFQ; the protein is encoded by the coding sequence ATGAATTTTATCATTAGCGGAAAGAACATCGACATAACCCCCAGTCTGAAACAGACCGTGGAGCAGAAACTTGGAAAGCTGGAAAGGTATTTTACTCCTGAAACAGAGATTATCGTAACGCTTAGCGTAGAAAAGGGACGCCAGAAAATCGAGGTCACCATTCCTGTCAAGGGCAATATTATCCGCTCTGAGCAGGAAAGCACCGATATGTACGTATCCATCGACCTTGTAGAAGAAGTGATCGAGCGTCAGCTTAGAAAGTATAAAACAAAACTCATTGCCAAACATCAGGGCGGACATGATCTCCGTCAGGAATTCATCGACGAGGAAGATGCTTCTCTGGATGCCGATGAGATTCAGATCGTCCGCACCAAACGTTTCGGGATCAAGCCGATGTTCCCAGAGGATGCCTGCATTCAGATGGAACTTCTGGGACATAACTTCTATGTATTCAGTAACGCAGAGACCGAGGAAGTCAATGTGGTATATAAACGGAAAAATGGAACCTATGGCCTGATCGAGCCGGAATTCCAGTAA
- a CDS encoding transporter — translation MKKYVTAFLHKITVFLELFISLMLAISVALLALKLALSLQNIPNLEIYPNYDDLLENCFNLIIGVELIRMLYQHSPSTVFEVLLFAIARQIIIDHSNPVASLIGVVSIAILFATRKFLFCEFDESEKIIFRATTKVKHVNQFIHIHIPYADEQTLKDIIKQRFEQEKTEIGVGACTYFDTFGLRVAKMHNGDITRIEVIRSIR, via the coding sequence ATGAAAAAGTACGTAACTGCGTTCCTGCACAAGATTACCGTCTTTCTGGAACTATTCATCTCTCTGATGCTGGCCATCAGCGTGGCTCTGCTGGCTCTTAAGCTGGCGCTGTCGCTCCAGAATATTCCGAACCTGGAGATATATCCCAACTACGATGATCTTCTTGAGAACTGTTTCAATCTGATCATCGGCGTGGAGCTGATCCGCATGCTTTATCAGCACAGTCCTTCCACGGTATTCGAGGTTCTGTTATTTGCGATCGCAAGACAGATCATCATCGACCATTCCAACCCGGTAGCCTCTCTAATCGGCGTGGTATCCATCGCCATCCTGTTCGCCACCAGGAAATTCCTGTTCTGCGAATTTGACGAATCTGAGAAGATCATTTTCCGGGCCACAACAAAGGTCAAGCATGTAAATCAATTCATTCACATACATATTCCGTATGCGGATGAACAGACGCTCAAAGACATCATCAAGCAAAGGTTTGAGCAGGAGAAAACCGAAATCGGGGTCGGTGCCTGCACTTACTTTGACACCTTTGGGCTGCGAGTGGCCAAAATGCACAATGGCGATATTACAAGGATTGAAGTGATACGCTCCATTCGCTGA
- a CDS encoding phosphatase PAP2 family protein codes for MEFLWALSEIRTPLFDQIFQWITYLGQELVLISVLCALYWCLDKKLATQIGLTYVCAGLCVQSLKITFRIPRPWVLDPKFQAVESAVPAATGYSFPSGHTQGGTSLFAPLALASKKWYGKCFYTALFLLIGFSRMYLGCHTPKDVLTAMALSLLFALLIWRFREALENPLYVRRISLLSALGAVAVCVYSYLLYSGGVIEARYVSDCFKASGAAFGFGLGWYLETRYLNFSTAGRHDTENVADGPLGPVSSARPKLLRFVIGITLTALLQFGMKALVGTNLAGQTIQHMLIIFWIIFLYPYCFTRLQL; via the coding sequence ATGGAGTTCCTGTGGGCATTATCAGAAATCCGTACTCCTTTATTTGACCAGATTTTCCAGTGGATCACTTATCTGGGACAGGAGCTCGTCCTGATCAGCGTACTGTGCGCTCTCTATTGGTGCCTGGACAAGAAATTAGCGACTCAGATCGGACTTACCTACGTCTGCGCCGGACTTTGCGTACAGAGCCTGAAAATCACATTCCGCATTCCCCGCCCCTGGGTCCTTGACCCGAAGTTCCAGGCGGTGGAAAGTGCCGTCCCGGCAGCGACGGGCTACTCCTTCCCCAGCGGTCACACCCAGGGAGGGACCAGCCTCTTTGCCCCTCTGGCTTTGGCCTCAAAGAAATGGTATGGCAAATGCTTTTACACGGCCCTGTTCCTTCTGATCGGTTTTTCACGAATGTATCTGGGCTGCCACACGCCCAAAGATGTCCTGACCGCCATGGCGCTTTCGCTTCTGTTTGCCCTGCTGATCTGGAGATTTCGCGAGGCACTTGAGAATCCTCTCTACGTAAGAAGGATCTCCCTTTTATCGGCGCTTGGTGCGGTAGCCGTGTGCGTCTATTCCTATCTGCTGTATTCCGGCGGCGTGATCGAGGCGCGCTACGTCTCCGACTGCTTCAAGGCTTCCGGTGCGGCGTTCGGCTTTGGACTGGGCTGGTACCTGGAAACGCGTTACCTGAATTTTTCCACCGCCGGCAGACATGATACGGAAAATGTGGCGGACGGCCCTTTGGGACCGGTCTCTTCCGCCCGGCCAAAGCTCCTGCGTTTTGTGATCGGTATAACCCTCACGGCCCTTCTGCAATTCGGCATGAAAGCACTGGTGGGAACGAATCTGGCAGGGCAGACGATCCAGCATATGCTGATCATCTTCTGGATCATATTTTTGTATCCTTATTGTTTTACACGGTTACAGCTATAA